In one Thioclava sp. ES.031 genomic region, the following are encoded:
- a CDS encoding LacI family DNA-binding transcriptional regulator: MGTKQRLPDRKSKITVREVARRANVSESTVSRIMRNKGLVAESTREKVMETVRAMGYVPNRIAGSLASLDSFLVGVVIPSLSNIVFPEVLQGVHAGLDGSDLQPVISTTDYNVDREEAVVRGILSWKPAAILLAGFDHTDATRKMLEQSDIRVVEMMDIDSTPIDIAVGTSHRRAGHAIGRHLISRGYRHFGYVGHDWNADRRARLRYDGLCEALAESGLSVEAHAIDDGPSSVGTGREQTARLRASTPQIDVAVYSNDDMAVGGVFHCLAEGISLPDQFAIFGFNGLDIGKELPQPLSTVRSNRYLIGKKAIEEVLASPERPSTPTIIDTDFEVFAGATA, encoded by the coding sequence ATGGGGACCAAGCAGCGATTGCCTGACCGCAAAAGCAAGATCACGGTGCGCGAGGTCGCGCGCCGTGCCAATGTCAGCGAGTCGACGGTATCGCGGATCATGCGCAACAAGGGGCTCGTTGCCGAGTCCACCCGCGAGAAGGTCATGGAGACGGTCCGCGCGATGGGCTACGTCCCCAACCGCATCGCGGGCTCTCTGGCCTCGCTTGACTCCTTCCTCGTGGGCGTCGTCATCCCGTCGCTCTCCAACATCGTGTTTCCGGAGGTCCTGCAGGGCGTCCATGCCGGGCTCGACGGAAGCGATCTGCAGCCGGTGATCTCGACCACGGACTACAATGTCGACCGCGAAGAGGCCGTCGTGCGCGGCATTCTCAGCTGGAAACCCGCCGCGATCCTGCTGGCCGGGTTCGACCACACCGACGCCACCCGCAAGATGCTCGAGCAAAGCGACATCCGCGTCGTCGAGATGATGGATATCGACAGCACGCCGATCGACATCGCGGTGGGCACCTCGCATCGCCGCGCGGGCCACGCGATCGGTCGCCACCTGATCTCGCGCGGTTACCGCCATTTCGGCTATGTCGGCCATGACTGGAACGCCGACCGCCGGGCGCGGCTGCGCTATGACGGGCTGTGCGAGGCGCTCGCGGAATCCGGTCTGTCGGTCGAGGCGCATGCGATCGACGACGGACCCAGCTCGGTCGGGACGGGCCGGGAGCAGACCGCGCGCCTGCGTGCGTCGACCCCGCAGATCGACGTCGCGGTCTATTCCAACGACGACATGGCCGTGGGCGGCGTCTTCCACTGCCTTGCCGAAGGCATCAGCCTGCCCGACCAATTCGCCATATTCGGCTTCAACGGTCTTGATATCGGCAAGGAGCTGCCCCAGCCGCTCTCGACCGTCCGCTCGAACCGCTATCTCATCGGCAAGAAGGCGATCGAGGAGGTTCTGGCCTCGCCCGAGCGCCCCTCTACACCCACCATCATCGATACTGATTTCGAGGTCTTCGCCGGCGCAACCGCCTGA
- a CDS encoding NAD(P)-dependent oxidoreductase, whose protein sequence is MTKRVVFTGGTGKAGRHAVPHLLSKGYDVLNVDLKPLDVPGVNTLITDVTDSGAVFNALTTHHDFGGFEKGAPPSPPDAIVHFAAIPRVLIEPDNVTYQANVMSTYNVIEAAMKLGVRKVIIASSETTYGVCFAEGDKDFHSFPLEEDYDSDPMDSYGLSKVCNEKTARAFAARYGADIYALRIGNVIEPDEYGMFKGFLEDPMSRKRNAWSYIDARDLGEIVHLCIEKDGLGYQVFNAVNDTITADMPTTEFLKKYCPNTPITREMGPDEAPISNRKAREVLGFKEAHPWRKYVEV, encoded by the coding sequence ATGACCAAGCGCGTAGTATTTACAGGCGGAACCGGCAAGGCTGGGCGTCATGCGGTGCCGCATCTGCTGAGCAAGGGCTACGATGTGCTCAACGTCGACCTCAAGCCGCTCGACGTGCCGGGCGTCAACACGCTGATCACCGACGTGACCGACAGCGGCGCCGTGTTCAACGCGCTCACCACCCACCACGATTTCGGCGGGTTCGAGAAAGGCGCGCCGCCGTCGCCGCCCGATGCGATCGTGCATTTCGCCGCGATCCCGCGCGTGCTGATCGAGCCCGACAACGTGACCTACCAAGCCAACGTCATGAGCACCTACAACGTGATCGAGGCGGCGATGAAGCTCGGCGTGCGCAAGGTGATCATCGCTTCGTCCGAGACGACCTATGGCGTCTGTTTCGCCGAGGGTGACAAGGACTTCCATTCCTTCCCGCTCGAGGAAGATTACGACAGCGATCCGATGGACAGCTACGGGCTCTCCAAGGTCTGCAACGAAAAGACCGCCCGCGCCTTCGCCGCCCGTTACGGCGCGGATATCTACGCGCTGCGCATCGGCAACGTGATCGAGCCGGATGAATACGGCATGTTCAAGGGCTTCCTCGAGGACCCGATGAGCCGCAAGCGCAACGCCTGGAGCTATATCGACGCCCGCGATCTGGGTGAGATCGTGCATCTGTGCATCGAGAAGGACGGGCTGGGCTATCAGGTGTTCAACGCGGTCAACGACACGATCACCGCCGATATGCCGACCACCGAGTTCTTGAAGAAATACTGCCCGAACACGCCGATCACCCGCGAGATGGGCCCCGACGAGGCGCCGATCTCGAACCGCAAGGCGCGCGAGGTTCTGGGCTTCAAGGAAGCGCATCCGTGGCGCAAATACGTGGAGGTATGA